From Microbacterium pseudoresistens, the proteins below share one genomic window:
- a CDS encoding CPBP family intramembrane glutamic endopeptidase: MTWTIGLPVLRVVLVGLTCTSAWLLTRTVDGAVPFPPPSLLACAAMLPVNILCLALIARRLRGTGRRLRDLMDFSARRLGVDVLWGLVWLVVLYLPFTATIMLVVWLQHGADMFAAMETIFFDPAAVPQLPPLAWTVIAVVAVLTFAPLNAPAEELVYRGISQRGLAERVPVWAAIVIPSSLFALQHIWYAPTPDAVSVFVAAFFVWGVVSGIIYRLHGRLIPIIVAHFLVDLVMSLPALMIPFFVFTEGA; the protein is encoded by the coding sequence ATGACCTGGACGATCGGGCTCCCGGTGCTGCGCGTCGTGCTCGTCGGCCTCACTTGCACGAGCGCCTGGCTGCTCACCCGCACCGTCGATGGCGCGGTGCCGTTCCCGCCGCCGTCGCTGCTCGCATGCGCGGCCATGCTGCCGGTGAACATCCTGTGCCTGGCGCTCATCGCCCGCCGCCTGCGCGGCACGGGGCGTCGGCTGCGCGACCTCATGGACTTCTCGGCGCGCCGTCTGGGGGTCGACGTGCTCTGGGGGCTTGTCTGGCTCGTCGTGCTCTACCTCCCGTTCACGGCGACGATCATGTTGGTCGTCTGGCTCCAGCACGGCGCGGACATGTTCGCAGCGATGGAAACGATCTTCTTCGATCCGGCCGCGGTGCCTCAGCTGCCGCCGCTGGCGTGGACGGTGATCGCCGTCGTCGCCGTCCTCACGTTCGCCCCGCTGAACGCCCCCGCCGAGGAGCTCGTGTACCGGGGGATCTCACAGCGCGGCCTCGCCGAACGCGTGCCGGTCTGGGCGGCGATCGTCATCCCTTCGTCACTGTTCGCGCTCCAGCACATCTGGTACGCGCCGACCCCGGATGCCGTGTCCGTCTTCGTCGCGGCCTTCTTCGTCTGGGGCGTGGTCTCCGGAATCATCTACCGTCTGCACGGGCGCCTCATACCGATCATCGTCGCCCACTTCCTCGTGGACCTGGTGATGTCTCTGCCCGCCTTGATGATCCCGTTCTTCGTCTTCACGGAAGGAGCATGA
- the hrpA gene encoding ATP-dependent RNA helicase HrpA, with protein MSPHISYPAELPVSAAREEIADAIRDHQVVVVAGATGSGKTTQLPKICLELGRERIAHTQPRRLAARTIAERVAEELQVPLGGLVGYKVRFTDQVSDATRIALMTDGILLNEIHRDRLLRRYDTIIIDEAHERSLNVDFLLGYLRRILPERPDLKVIITSATIDPKSFATHFTLPGGEPVPVIEVSGRTYPVEVRYRPLVTDADESSRAAEDADEVGAIVAALRELDREPPGDVLVFLPGEAEIRDAADAVRAAYAKGTAPTEVLPLYGRLSAAEQHRVFEPSRIAGVRRRVVLATNVAETSLTVPGIKYVIDTGTARISRYSHRSKVQRLPIEAVSQASANQRSGRAGRTSDGIAIRLYGEDDFEGRAEFTEPEILRTSLASVVLQMLSLGFGDISAFPFLTPPDSRGVKAALDLLTELGAVTLSRAGDEPRLTRIGRDLVRMPIDPRFARMLVEAQRTGVAAQVLPIVAGMSIQDVRERPSADAPQAVRDEAERMHARFTDPTSDFLALLNLWNHLREQQRALGSSSFRRLVRGEHLNYVRVREWFDVHRQLRSLVKNDTVKNDTVKGDRKSSGNADPDAIHRALLAGLLSQIGILDERKNATPPKGQSGRAKDPKRRIAEYRGARGIRFSIFPGSGLHKKAPQAVMAAEVVETSRTFARTVAAIDPAWAEALAGDLAKRQVSEPHWSKDAGAAVAFEKVTLFGVEIIPRRRVQFARIDRAGARELFVRHALVDGEWDPTRLNKRVSAFWRSNHELRRRLEKQEERERRRDILAGDESVFRFYEERIPAEVFDVRSFEKWWRDALAATPKLLVMRESDLVDDPDREGRGEFPTRWTQGDQVLGLAYRFEPGAPDDGVSVVVPLALLQQIQDSGFDWQVPGLRAELITGLLRALPKAIRRHVVPAADWAEKFGEQLSGQGPEDHDGLPPQSLKEALARLIQPLANQPVTTADFDDERVPGHLRMNFRAVDERGRVAGNARALADLQDELADRSRTSVARSISRSTPDGERRGRRDAKHAKPSAEGAAAASVRAPLEQQGLTTWTFGDLPEVLDTKVAGGVVRGYPALIDAGKTVSVRVEAAAEAALAATRDGVLRLVLLNVASPAAYVQEHLTSPEKLALAASPYPNVAALIEDARRAVARGIIERTTAGGIVRTEAEFARVRDAVSGAIVDELFAAVSLVARILTKAREVERGIKRQNSLALLGPLGDIRAQLDGLIHPGFIAAAGIERLAHLPRYLDGMTERLRILEQTPGKDRARMTEYERAAHAYAEAGGAIPPTPGAPAALTEARWMLEEYRISVFAQQLGTAQPVSLPRILKLLGTG; from the coding sequence ATGTCTCCTCACATCTCCTACCCCGCGGAGCTGCCCGTCAGCGCCGCGCGCGAGGAGATCGCCGACGCCATCCGCGACCACCAGGTGGTCGTCGTGGCCGGCGCCACCGGATCGGGCAAGACCACCCAGCTTCCGAAGATCTGCCTGGAGCTCGGCCGCGAGCGCATCGCGCACACGCAGCCGCGGCGCCTGGCCGCCCGCACGATCGCCGAACGCGTCGCCGAAGAGCTGCAGGTGCCGCTGGGCGGGCTCGTCGGGTACAAGGTGCGCTTCACGGATCAGGTCTCCGACGCCACGCGCATCGCGCTGATGACCGACGGGATCCTGCTCAACGAGATCCACCGCGACCGGCTCTTGCGCCGGTACGACACGATCATCATCGACGAGGCGCACGAGCGCTCCCTCAACGTCGACTTCCTCCTCGGGTACCTGCGCCGCATCCTCCCCGAACGCCCCGACCTGAAGGTGATCATCACCTCGGCGACGATCGACCCGAAAAGCTTCGCGACGCACTTCACCCTGCCCGGCGGCGAGCCCGTGCCCGTGATCGAGGTGTCGGGGCGCACGTATCCCGTGGAGGTCCGCTACCGTCCGCTCGTGACGGATGCGGACGAGAGCAGCCGCGCGGCCGAGGACGCCGACGAGGTGGGAGCGATCGTCGCGGCCCTGCGCGAGCTCGACCGCGAACCACCCGGCGATGTGCTCGTCTTCCTCCCCGGCGAGGCCGAGATCCGCGACGCGGCGGATGCCGTGCGCGCCGCCTACGCCAAGGGCACCGCTCCCACGGAGGTGCTGCCGCTGTACGGGCGGCTCTCCGCTGCCGAGCAGCATCGCGTCTTCGAGCCCTCGCGCATCGCCGGGGTGCGCCGCCGCGTCGTGCTGGCCACGAACGTCGCCGAGACGAGCCTCACCGTCCCCGGCATCAAGTACGTGATCGACACGGGCACCGCCCGCATCTCGCGGTACTCGCACCGCTCGAAGGTGCAGCGCCTGCCCATCGAAGCCGTCTCGCAGGCGTCGGCGAACCAGCGCTCGGGCCGAGCGGGCCGCACCAGCGACGGCATCGCCATCCGTCTCTACGGCGAGGACGACTTCGAGGGTCGGGCGGAGTTCACCGAGCCGGAGATCCTGCGCACCTCGCTCGCCTCGGTCGTGCTGCAGATGCTGAGCCTGGGCTTCGGCGACATCTCCGCCTTCCCCTTCCTCACCCCGCCCGACTCCCGCGGAGTGAAGGCGGCGCTCGACCTGCTCACCGAGCTCGGGGCGGTCACCCTCTCCCGCGCGGGTGACGAGCCGCGGCTGACCCGCATCGGTCGCGACCTCGTGCGCATGCCCATCGACCCGCGCTTCGCCCGGATGCTCGTCGAGGCGCAGCGCACCGGCGTCGCCGCGCAGGTGCTGCCGATCGTGGCGGGCATGTCGATCCAGGACGTGCGCGAGCGCCCCTCGGCCGACGCCCCGCAGGCCGTGCGCGACGAGGCGGAGCGGATGCACGCCCGCTTCACCGACCCCACGAGCGATTTCCTCGCCCTGCTGAACCTGTGGAACCACCTGCGCGAGCAGCAGCGCGCCCTGGGTTCGAGCTCGTTCCGGCGGCTCGTACGCGGCGAGCACCTGAACTATGTGCGCGTGCGGGAGTGGTTCGACGTGCACCGGCAGCTGCGCTCCCTTGTGAAGAACGACACCGTGAAGAACGACACCGTGAAGGGCGACCGCAAGAGCTCCGGGAACGCTGATCCGGACGCGATCCATCGGGCTCTCCTGGCCGGTCTCCTCTCGCAGATCGGCATCCTCGACGAGCGCAAGAACGCCACCCCGCCCAAGGGGCAGAGTGGGAGAGCGAAGGACCCGAAGCGCCGCATCGCCGAGTACCGGGGTGCGCGCGGCATCCGCTTCTCGATCTTCCCCGGCTCGGGTCTGCACAAGAAGGCGCCGCAGGCGGTGATGGCGGCGGAGGTCGTGGAGACCTCCCGCACCTTCGCCCGCACGGTCGCGGCGATCGATCCGGCGTGGGCCGAGGCGCTGGCGGGCGATCTCGCCAAGCGGCAGGTCTCCGAGCCGCACTGGTCGAAGGATGCCGGAGCCGCCGTCGCCTTCGAGAAGGTGACGCTGTTCGGGGTGGAGATCATCCCCCGCCGCCGCGTGCAGTTCGCGCGCATCGATCGCGCCGGTGCCAGGGAACTGTTCGTGCGTCACGCGCTCGTGGACGGCGAGTGGGATCCGACTCGCCTGAACAAGCGCGTGAGCGCGTTCTGGCGCAGCAACCACGAACTGCGCCGCCGCCTGGAGAAGCAGGAGGAGCGCGAGCGCCGCCGTGACATCCTCGCCGGCGACGAGAGCGTCTTCCGGTTCTACGAGGAGCGCATCCCCGCCGAGGTGTTCGACGTGCGCTCCTTCGAGAAGTGGTGGCGGGATGCGCTGGCGGCGACGCCGAAGCTGCTCGTGATGCGCGAGAGCGATCTCGTCGACGACCCCGATCGCGAAGGCCGGGGCGAGTTCCCCACCCGCTGGACGCAGGGCGATCAGGTGCTGGGCCTGGCGTACCGCTTCGAGCCGGGAGCGCCCGACGACGGCGTGAGCGTGGTCGTGCCGCTGGCGCTGCTGCAGCAGATCCAGGATTCCGGCTTCGACTGGCAGGTGCCCGGCTTGCGCGCCGAGCTCATCACGGGGCTGCTGCGAGCGCTGCCCAAGGCGATCCGACGGCACGTCGTTCCGGCCGCGGACTGGGCCGAGAAGTTCGGCGAGCAGTTGTCCGGCCAGGGCCCCGAGGATCACGACGGACTGCCGCCGCAGTCCCTCAAAGAGGCGCTCGCACGACTCATCCAGCCCCTGGCGAACCAGCCCGTCACGACGGCCGACTTCGACGACGAGCGTGTTCCCGGACACCTGCGGATGAACTTCCGCGCCGTGGACGAGCGCGGTCGCGTCGCCGGAAACGCGCGTGCTCTCGCCGACCTGCAGGACGAGCTGGCCGACCGCTCCCGCACGAGCGTCGCGCGCTCCATCTCCCGCAGCACCCCCGACGGGGAACGCCGAGGGCGGAGAGATGCGAAGCATGCGAAACCCTCCGCCGAGGGTGCCGCCGCCGCTTCCGTCCGTGCTCCGCTCGAGCAGCAGGGGCTCACAACGTGGACCTTCGGCGACCTCCCCGAGGTGCTCGATACGAAGGTCGCCGGCGGCGTGGTGCGCGGCTACCCCGCGCTGATCGATGCGGGAAAGACCGTGTCGGTGCGCGTGGAGGCCGCTGCGGAGGCCGCGCTCGCGGCGACCCGCGACGGCGTGCTCCGGCTCGTGCTGCTGAATGTCGCCTCGCCCGCCGCCTACGTGCAGGAGCACCTGACCAGCCCCGAGAAGCTGGCGCTGGCCGCCTCGCCGTACCCGAACGTCGCCGCGCTCATCGAGGATGCGCGCCGCGCCGTCGCGAGGGGCATCATCGAGCGGACCACCGCTGGCGGGATCGTGCGCACCGAGGCGGAGTTCGCCCGGGTGCGGGATGCCGTCTCCGGCGCGATCGTCGACGAGTTGTTCGCGGCCGTCTCGCTCGTGGCCCGCATCCTCACCAAGGCGCGCGAGGTGGAGCGCGGCATCAAACGGCAGAACTCTCTGGCCCTCCTCGGCCCGCTCGGCGACATCCGCGCCCAGCTGGACGGGCTCATCCATCCGGGATTCATCGCCGCGGCGGGCATCGAGCGCCTGGCGCACCTGCCGCGCTACCTCGATGGCATGACCGAGCGCCTGCGCATCCTGGAGCAGACACCAGGCAAGGATCGCGCCCGCATGACCGAGTACGAGCGCGCGGCTCACGCCTATGCCGAGGCGGGCGGGGCGATCCCGCCGACCCCGGGTGCCCCCGCCGCGCTGACGGAGGCGCGCTGGATGCTGGAGGAGTACCGCATCAGCGTCTTCGCCCAGCAGCTGGGCACGGCGCAGCCCGTGTCGCTCCCGCGCATCCTGAAGCTCCTCGGCACCGGCTGA
- a CDS encoding quinone oxidoreductase family protein: MAHAIVHSKTGGPEVLRLVDIPVPVPAPDEVVVRIDAAGVNPLDAKQRSGIRPVPAFTERRVGFDGAGVITALGAEVEGLAVGDRVVIRDTLGTYATDLAVPAVRVALIPEGVTSAQAAAVPIPAGTAYQVVRSMGIDEADVVLLHNGSGAVGQAAIQFAVQAGATVIATGGASSQERLRTLGAIPVQYGEGVSDAIREAAPGPITVALDFIGTDEAIAVSKEFVADGSRIATIVRGPDAAELGIRAFSGGSPEPLTAQELAWRREAIPETMALIADGRFSVEFGAELPLAEAAEAHRMLESHAVRGKIILLP, from the coding sequence ATGGCCCACGCGATCGTGCACTCCAAGACCGGCGGCCCCGAGGTCCTGCGGCTCGTCGACATCCCCGTCCCCGTCCCCGCGCCCGACGAGGTCGTCGTGCGCATCGACGCGGCGGGCGTCAATCCGCTCGACGCCAAGCAACGCAGCGGCATCCGTCCCGTACCGGCGTTCACCGAGCGCCGCGTCGGCTTCGACGGCGCGGGCGTCATCACGGCGCTGGGCGCCGAGGTCGAGGGGCTCGCCGTGGGCGACCGCGTCGTCATCCGCGACACCCTGGGCACCTACGCCACGGATCTTGCCGTGCCCGCCGTGCGTGTCGCCCTCATCCCCGAAGGCGTGACCTCTGCGCAGGCCGCAGCGGTGCCGATCCCTGCAGGAACGGCGTACCAGGTGGTGCGCTCGATGGGCATCGACGAGGCGGATGTCGTGCTGCTGCACAACGGCTCGGGCGCGGTCGGGCAGGCGGCCATCCAGTTCGCCGTGCAGGCCGGGGCGACGGTGATCGCCACCGGCGGCGCCTCCTCGCAGGAGCGCCTGCGCACGCTGGGAGCGATCCCCGTGCAGTACGGCGAGGGCGTGTCCGACGCGATCCGCGAGGCCGCGCCCGGTCCGATCACCGTGGCGCTGGACTTCATCGGCACGGACGAGGCGATCGCCGTCTCGAAGGAGTTCGTCGCCGACGGCTCCCGCATCGCCACGATCGTGCGCGGACCGGATGCCGCCGAGCTCGGCATCCGCGCGTTCAGCGGCGGAAGCCCCGAGCCGCTCACCGCGCAGGAGCTGGCGTGGCGCCGCGAGGCTATCCCTGAGACGATGGCGCTGATCGCCGACGGCCGCTTCTCCGTCGAGTTCGGAGCGGAGCTGCCGCTGGCCGAGGCCGCCGAGGCGCACCGGATGCTGGAGTCGCACGCCGTGCGCGGGAAGATCATCCTGCTCCCCTGA
- a CDS encoding O-acetylhomoserine aminocarboxypropyltransferase/cysteine synthase family protein: MSSDAPTRFATRQVQAAYVTGQAQNTAVPPLYQSSAYEFDSLADARDLFALRTTGNIYSRNASPTQQLFEERVAALEGGISAVGVASGQAAVAVTLLALAGPGGHIVAANQLYGGSVDLLQETFADFGITTTFVDQDDLDAWRAAVRPETRVFFAESVANPIAQVLDVRAVADAAHEAGVPLVIDSTVTTPYLERPGEHGADFVVHSATKYLCGHGTSLGGVAVDIGTFDFGRDPEKWPQFTTPYARFGDLVLWERFGAGQAFAALVKSKYVHDLGPSLSPFNAHQILVGMETLDLRVARQSASAQRIAEHLSTHPAVAAVHHPGLAGNRWHALAERYLPQGAPAVFSIDLVSTGDSEDDFRRAERVVEALRVIRLVANIGDARSLVAHPASMTHSHLSPAQLTAAGISWTTLRLSIGIEDVDDLVDDLDRALALA; encoded by the coding sequence ATGAGCTCCGACGCCCCCACCCGTTTCGCGACCAGGCAGGTGCAGGCCGCCTATGTGACGGGGCAGGCGCAGAACACCGCGGTGCCGCCGCTGTACCAGTCGTCGGCGTACGAGTTCGACTCGCTCGCCGATGCCCGAGACCTGTTCGCCCTGCGTACCACGGGGAACATCTACAGCCGCAACGCCAGCCCCACCCAGCAGCTCTTCGAAGAGCGCGTCGCGGCGCTGGAGGGCGGTATCTCCGCCGTCGGCGTCGCCTCGGGTCAGGCGGCCGTGGCCGTGACACTCCTCGCCCTGGCTGGGCCCGGCGGTCACATCGTCGCAGCGAACCAGCTGTACGGCGGCTCCGTCGATCTGCTGCAGGAGACCTTCGCCGACTTCGGGATCACGACGACGTTCGTCGATCAGGACGACCTGGATGCGTGGCGCGCGGCCGTGCGCCCGGAGACACGGGTGTTCTTCGCCGAATCGGTCGCGAATCCCATCGCCCAGGTGCTCGACGTCCGCGCGGTGGCCGATGCGGCGCACGAGGCAGGAGTCCCCCTCGTGATCGACAGCACGGTCACCACCCCCTATCTCGAACGTCCGGGCGAGCACGGCGCCGACTTCGTCGTGCATTCGGCGACGAAGTACCTGTGCGGGCACGGCACCTCACTCGGCGGCGTGGCCGTCGACATCGGCACGTTCGACTTCGGCCGCGACCCTGAGAAGTGGCCGCAGTTCACGACTCCCTATGCGCGGTTCGGCGACCTGGTGCTGTGGGAACGGTTCGGCGCCGGCCAGGCGTTCGCGGCGCTCGTGAAGTCGAAGTACGTGCATGATCTCGGCCCGTCGCTCTCGCCCTTCAACGCCCACCAGATCCTCGTGGGCATGGAGACACTCGACCTGCGCGTCGCCCGCCAGAGCGCGTCGGCGCAGCGGATCGCCGAGCATCTGTCGACGCATCCGGCCGTCGCCGCGGTGCACCATCCCGGGCTCGCCGGCAATCGGTGGCATGCTCTCGCCGAGCGCTACCTGCCGCAGGGCGCCCCTGCGGTGTTCTCGATCGACCTCGTCTCCACGGGCGACAGCGAAGACGACTTCCGTCGTGCCGAGCGGGTAGTCGAAGCGCTGCGGGTCATCCGCCTCGTGGCGAACATCGGCGATGCGCGCAGCCTCGTCGCGCACCCCGCCTCGATGACCCACTCGCACCTGTCGCCGGCCCAGTTGACCGCCGCGGGCATCTCGTGGACGACGCTGCGGCTGTCGATCGGCATCGAAGACGTCGACGACCTCGTCGACGATCTGGATCGGGCGCTCGCGCTCGCATAG
- a CDS encoding Mur ligase family protein: MPAHTNYAAPRLDSRPVETFAATLGELSARLGVAPPARAGITYTGLTMATDAVRAGDLFIAAPGARTHGARFAEKARAAGATAVLTDAAGAALLPDDLPALIVDDVRAAAGPAAAHLYRDPAASLTTVGITGTQGKTTTAFYVAAAAGMDDSGTIGSIGTTVRDVLFPPELTTPEAPELQALLAVMREQGLRTVAVEASSHALVLGRVGGFAFDAGIFLNLGHDHRDFHPTQAEYFDAKARLLTPAHARVAIVDVDSHWGRRAAERASIPVRTISALGDDADWRAENVELRADGSSFDIRSPEGETVRFRTQLTGAFNVDNILTAVAALAETGRTLEEMVPGIAALPSVEGRLQRFDFGQPFTAIVDSAHKPEAINAALRAVRTTSPEGRLIAVLGANGNRDAAKRRMMGRFAAMHADVLVVTDDNPYDDDPDEIRATLIAGARSSDVEVVEIGDRREAMAAAVRMARPEDTVVILGKGHERYHALAGGEIAWYDPDVLREVIEAL; encoded by the coding sequence ATGCCCGCCCACACGAATTACGCCGCTCCGCGCCTGGATTCCCGGCCCGTCGAGACCTTCGCCGCCACGCTCGGCGAGCTCTCCGCGCGCCTCGGCGTCGCCCCGCCCGCGCGGGCCGGTATCACGTACACGGGCCTCACGATGGCGACGGATGCGGTGCGCGCCGGCGACCTGTTCATCGCCGCACCGGGCGCCCGCACGCACGGTGCGCGCTTCGCCGAGAAGGCCCGCGCTGCCGGAGCCACGGCTGTGCTCACGGATGCCGCGGGCGCAGCGCTGCTGCCGGACGACCTGCCCGCCCTGATCGTCGACGACGTGCGCGCGGCGGCGGGGCCCGCGGCGGCGCATCTCTACCGCGACCCCGCCGCATCGCTCACGACGGTGGGCATCACCGGCACGCAGGGCAAGACGACCACCGCCTTCTACGTCGCCGCGGCAGCGGGCATGGACGACTCCGGCACCATCGGGTCCATCGGCACGACCGTGCGCGACGTGCTCTTCCCGCCCGAGCTCACCACCCCCGAGGCTCCCGAGCTGCAGGCGCTCCTGGCCGTCATGCGCGAGCAGGGCCTGCGCACCGTGGCCGTCGAGGCATCCAGTCACGCCCTCGTCCTGGGGCGCGTAGGCGGATTCGCCTTCGACGCGGGCATCTTCCTCAACCTCGGGCACGACCACCGCGACTTCCACCCCACCCAGGCCGAGTACTTCGACGCCAAGGCGCGCCTGCTCACCCCCGCGCACGCCCGCGTCGCGATCGTCGACGTCGACTCGCACTGGGGGCGACGGGCGGCAGAGCGCGCGAGCATCCCCGTGCGCACGATCTCGGCGCTGGGCGATGACGCCGACTGGCGGGCGGAGAACGTCGAACTGCGCGCCGACGGCTCGTCGTTCGACATCCGCTCGCCCGAGGGCGAGACCGTACGGTTCCGCACGCAGCTCACCGGAGCCTTCAACGTCGACAACATCCTCACCGCCGTGGCGGCCCTCGCCGAGACGGGCCGCACGCTGGAGGAGATGGTCCCGGGCATCGCCGCGCTGCCGAGCGTGGAAGGGCGCCTGCAGCGGTTCGACTTCGGTCAGCCGTTCACCGCGATCGTCGACTCGGCCCATAAACCCGAAGCGATCAATGCCGCCCTGCGAGCTGTGCGCACCACCTCCCCCGAGGGCCGGCTCATCGCCGTGCTGGGCGCCAACGGCAACCGCGACGCCGCCAAGCGGCGCATGATGGGACGATTCGCCGCCATGCATGCCGATGTGCTCGTGGTCACCGACGACAACCCCTACGACGACGACCCCGACGAGATCCGCGCGACGCTCATCGCCGGCGCCCGCTCCTCGGATGTCGAGGTCGTCGAGATCGGCGACCGGCGTGAGGCGATGGCCGCGGCCGTGCGAATGGCGCGCCCGGAGGACACCGTGGTGATCCTCGGCAAGGGCCACGAGCGCTATCATGCTCTCGCCGGCGGGGAGATCGCCTGGTACGACCCCGACGTGCTGCGCGAGGTCATCGAGGCGCTCTGA
- a CDS encoding sulfurtransferase, translated as MAAPSASPLVSAEALRTLLADPAARVRLLDVRYRLGFTDGRENYLAGHLPGAVFADLEGELSRAGAAAEGRHPLPDDDDLERAARRWGICEGDTVVVYDDARSLPASRAWWALTRAGVKDVRVLDGGLGAWRAIGGGLEEGDVVPDVGDAVLTRPGRGDVLDTDQILLWTGVLLDARAPERYRGETEPLDPIAGHIPGAQNLPITEVLTEDGRFRTPEEIGARFEAAGAGENIPIAAYCGSGVTAAQLALAGALIGREVTVYPGSWSAWSNTPGAPIETGPFSDEDPTD; from the coding sequence ATGGCCGCTCCCTCTGCTTCCCCTCTTGTGTCCGCCGAGGCGCTGCGCACGCTGCTCGCGGATCCTGCCGCCCGCGTGCGGCTGCTCGACGTGCGCTATCGGCTCGGCTTCACCGACGGGCGGGAGAACTACCTCGCCGGTCATCTGCCCGGCGCCGTGTTCGCCGATCTGGAGGGCGAGCTCTCCCGTGCCGGTGCCGCCGCCGAGGGTCGCCACCCGCTGCCGGACGACGACGATCTCGAACGCGCGGCGCGCCGCTGGGGCATCTGCGAGGGCGACACCGTCGTCGTCTACGACGACGCGCGCTCGCTGCCCGCATCCCGCGCCTGGTGGGCGCTCACTCGCGCGGGGGTGAAGGACGTGCGCGTGCTCGACGGCGGGCTCGGCGCCTGGCGCGCGATCGGCGGCGGGCTCGAGGAGGGCGATGTCGTTCCCGACGTGGGGGATGCCGTGCTCACCCGCCCCGGACGAGGCGACGTTCTCGACACGGATCAGATCTTGCTGTGGACCGGCGTGCTGCTCGACGCCCGCGCCCCGGAGCGCTACCGCGGCGAGACCGAGCCGCTCGATCCGATCGCGGGGCACATCCCCGGCGCGCAGAACCTGCCGATCACCGAGGTGCTCACCGAGGACGGACGCTTCCGCACCCCTGAGGAGATCGGCGCCAGGTTCGAGGCCGCGGGCGCCGGGGAGAACATTCCGATCGCGGCATACTGCGGATCCGGCGTCACGGCCGCGCAGCTCGCGCTCGCCGGCGCGCTCATCGGGCGCGAGGTGACGGTGTACCCGGGCTCGTGGAGCGCCTGGTCGAACACGCCGGGAGCCCCGATCGAGACCGGACCGTTCTCCGACGAGGATCCGACGGACTAG
- a CDS encoding Gfo/Idh/MocA family protein: MTGLRWGILATGGIAAAFAADLRSAGLDLVAVGSRDQESADAFAARFDIPRAYGSYAQLAADPDVDIVYVATPHPMHARDARLALEHGKHALVEKAFTLNRDEAEGLRALAAEKGLLVMEAMWTRYLPHMVRLREIIADGVLGEIRAVSADHTQLLPTDPAHRLNALELGGGALLDLAIYPISFVWDVLGAPSTVHAVARLGETSADTEVATVMTHGSGAVSTTVSSSRGAGPNAAMVVGTRARAEIERFFWSPSVLRVTDPDGVVLEEFDGRAAPDGARGMQHEALAAERFVAEGRLDSDVLPIAETVAIMGVLDDIRAQIGVRYPGEDSHG, from the coding sequence GTGACCGGTCTTCGTTGGGGCATCCTCGCCACGGGCGGGATCGCCGCCGCCTTCGCCGCGGACCTGCGCTCGGCGGGGCTCGACCTCGTCGCGGTCGGATCGCGCGACCAGGAGTCGGCCGACGCCTTCGCCGCGCGCTTCGACATCCCCCGCGCCTACGGGTCGTACGCGCAGCTCGCGGCCGATCCCGACGTCGACATCGTCTACGTCGCCACACCGCATCCGATGCACGCCCGCGATGCCCGCCTCGCGCTGGAGCACGGCAAGCACGCACTGGTCGAGAAGGCCTTCACGCTGAACCGTGACGAGGCGGAGGGCCTGCGCGCCCTGGCGGCGGAGAAGGGCCTGCTCGTCATGGAGGCGATGTGGACGCGCTACCTGCCGCACATGGTGCGCCTGCGCGAGATCATCGCCGACGGAGTGCTCGGCGAGATCCGTGCGGTGAGCGCCGATCACACCCAGTTGTTGCCCACCGATCCCGCCCACCGCCTGAACGCGCTGGAGCTCGGCGGAGGCGCGCTGCTGGATCTCGCGATCTATCCGATCTCGTTCGTCTGGGATGTGCTGGGCGCGCCGAGCACCGTGCACGCCGTGGCGCGCCTAGGCGAGACCAGTGCCGACACCGAGGTCGCCACCGTCATGACGCACGGCTCCGGTGCGGTGTCGACCACCGTGTCGTCGTCGCGGGGCGCAGGGCCCAACGCCGCCATGGTGGTGGGAACGAGGGCCCGCGCCGAGATCGAGCGGTTCTTCTGGAGCCCGAGCGTGCTCCGCGTCACGGATCCCGACGGAGTGGTTCTCGAGGAGTTCGACGGACGCGCCGCGCCCGACGGAGCGCGCGGCATGCAGCATGAGGCCCTCGCCGCCGAGCGCTTCGTCGCCGAGGGCCGACTCGACAGCGACGTGCTGCCGATCGCCGAGACCGTTGCGATCATGGGTGTGCTCGACGACATCCGCGCGCAGATCGGGGTGCGCTACCCCGGAGAGGATTCGCATGGCTGA